One window from the genome of Pseudomonadota bacterium encodes:
- a CDS encoding class I SAM-dependent methyltransferase — protein sequence MSYPYEWCFHQLKKAAVFHLDLQIEALEHDLVFSDASAYNVQFIGHNPVFIDILSLRSYQEGEFWTGHQQFCEQFLNPLLLRHLFGTAHNAWYRGNMDGIPTQEFSKLLKFRHCLSWNILTNVKMLASLQQSSLEKQTDELKTLNTRKLSKNGYKSILGNLRDWIKKLEPRGERKTTWSDYAEDNSYSSDEAAKKTGFIARFAGEVKPALLVDMGCNTGAFSKAALENGAGHVIGFDFDTLAVEAAYLRARDNKLPLLPLQMDAVNPSPAQGWLLKERQNLETRLKADALIGLAFLHHLVIGKNIPLDEAVYWLTAFAPQGVIEFVPKSDPMITRMLALREDIFPDYTIENFRKILEAQGRIVREETVSASGRTLFHYVRNS from the coding sequence ATTTCCTATCCTTATGAATGGTGCTTTCACCAGTTAAAAAAGGCGGCGGTGTTTCACCTCGACCTTCAGATCGAGGCGCTGGAACATGATCTGGTCTTTTCCGATGCCAGCGCTTATAACGTACAATTCATCGGTCACAATCCTGTCTTTATTGATATTCTGTCCCTGCGTTCCTATCAGGAGGGCGAATTCTGGACAGGACATCAGCAGTTCTGCGAACAGTTCTTAAACCCGCTTTTACTGCGCCATCTGTTCGGAACGGCGCATAACGCATGGTATCGCGGCAATATGGACGGTATTCCGACACAGGAATTTTCAAAATTGCTGAAATTCCGCCATTGTCTGTCATGGAATATTCTGACCAATGTTAAGATGCTGGCTTCTCTGCAGCAATCCTCGCTGGAAAAACAGACCGACGAGCTGAAAACGCTGAACACGCGCAAGCTGAGCAAGAACGGTTATAAAAGCATTCTCGGTAATCTGCGTGACTGGATCAAAAAACTGGAACCGCGCGGAGAACGCAAAACCACATGGTCGGATTATGCGGAAGATAACAGTTATTCCTCTGACGAAGCCGCAAAGAAAACCGGTTTTATCGCCCGCTTTGCAGGAGAAGTAAAACCCGCTCTGCTGGTGGATATGGGCTGTAATACCGGCGCATTTTCAAAAGCGGCGCTGGAAAACGGCGCCGGACATGTTATCGGTTTTGATTTTGATACGCTGGCGGTCGAAGCCGCCTATCTGCGCGCCCGCGACAACAAACTGCCGCTGCTGCCCCTGCAGATGGATGCCGTAAATCCGTCACCCGCACAGGGCTGGCTGCTGAAAGAACGGCAAAATCTGGAAACACGATTAAAGGCCGATGCGCTGATCGGGCTGGCTTTCCTGCATCATCTGGTCATCGGAAAAAACATTCCTTTAGATGAGGCCGTATATTGGCTGACGGCTTTCGCACCGCAGGGCGTAATCGAATTCGTGCCGAAAAGCGACCCGATGATCACGCGCATGCTGGCACTGCGGGAAGATATTTTTCCGGATTATACGATCGAAAACTTTCGTAAGATTCTGGAAGCGCAAGGCCGTATTGTCCGTGAGGAAACCGTCTCCGCCTCGGGCCGCACGCTATTCCACTATGTCCGGAACAGTTGA
- a CDS encoding sulfatase-like hydrolase/transferase: protein MQDKPENNRRRTIVNVSALYIVSLWPFLNFMDHNWGVMTGRILGYGHTVFAVCFLLAALLGGIFYKIGFARWCFVFCVLVPTVFLYGVLFSRLDPLLQAYAGYEYNGSERYNVNHAVDAVYGFLFLLAGLGAFRLSRVKDSHQLALVLALALAVLPASGIAGKLLHQGDNDNVQVAFATDKDFVKKPNVYLIAMDGYPRGDVIKDVFDYDNDVFLNQLEGYGFHVLKKAQANYPNTHLSMASTLQAAYLDRNSNPLFSAKWHAIVTGENASVRYFKDQGYAFALMESGIYALTKCVGLEDMCLSSPQFSLSEHEYALLRQTPWAFLKRLLPIKVYLTETGANLGKLRTHLSAKKPVQPFFLFAHTVPPHAPYAYNRDCSVKAQFDHGYAEALSGQGPAFFQGYLDNIICANKQGLEFAEYVTKNDPEAIVVLFSDHGSHFTMDWQSSTWNDRNIRERFSTLVAIRAPEACQQHLYDGMSNVNIMRFVFACLTDTAPDYLEDKSYYSSYVPDTPYYGEIITLEELKEEAASTVPDIVE, encoded by the coding sequence ATGCAAGACAAGCCGGAAAATAACCGCCGCCGGACGATTGTGAATGTGTCGGCCTTATATATCGTGTCTTTATGGCCATTCCTGAATTTCATGGATCATAACTGGGGTGTGATGACCGGACGCATTCTGGGTTATGGTCATACGGTGTTTGCCGTCTGTTTTTTGCTGGCCGCTTTGCTGGGCGGAATCTTCTATAAAATCGGTTTTGCGCGCTGGTGCTTTGTCTTCTGTGTTCTGGTGCCGACGGTGTTTTTATACGGGGTGCTGTTCTCCCGGCTGGATCCGCTGTTGCAGGCCTATGCCGGTTATGAATATAACGGCTCGGAGCGCTATAACGTCAACCATGCCGTTGATGCCGTTTACGGTTTTTTGTTTCTGTTGGCGGGGCTGGGGGCCTTCAGGCTCAGTCGCGTGAAAGACAGTCATCAACTGGCCTTGGTGCTGGCTTTGGCACTGGCTGTGCTGCCCGCATCAGGCATTGCGGGTAAATTATTGCATCAGGGCGATAATGACAATGTGCAGGTGGCCTTTGCCACGGATAAGGATTTTGTGAAAAAGCCGAATGTCTATCTGATTGCGATGGACGGCTATCCGCGCGGCGATGTGATCAAGGATGTCTTTGATTACGATAATGATGTCTTCCTGAATCAATTGGAAGGCTACGGTTTCCATGTGCTGAAAAAGGCGCAGGCCAATTATCCCAATACGCATCTTTCCATGGCCTCTACCCTGCAAGCCGCCTATCTGGATAGGAACAGCAATCCGTTATTCAGTGCAAAATGGCATGCGATCGTCACGGGCGAGAATGCGTCCGTCCGCTATTTTAAGGATCAGGGCTATGCTTTTGCCCTGATGGAATCGGGGATCTATGCCTTGACGAAATGCGTCGGCCTGGAAGATATGTGTTTGTCATCGCCGCAATTTTCGCTGTCGGAACATGAATATGCCTTATTGCGGCAAACACCTTGGGCGTTTCTAAAGCGGTTGCTGCCCATCAAAGTCTATCTGACCGAAACAGGGGCAAATCTTGGTAAATTACGCACCCATCTGTCGGCGAAGAAACCGGTGCAGCCGTTTTTCCTGTTTGCCCATACCGTGCCGCCGCACGCGCCCTATGCCTATAACCGTGATTGCAGCGTGAAAGCGCAATTCGATCACGGCTATGCGGAGGCGTTATCCGGTCAGGGGCCTGCCTTTTTTCAGGGTTATCTTGATAATATCATTTGTGCGAATAAACAGGGGCTGGAATTTGCGGAATATGTGACGAAAAACGATCCCGAAGCGATTGTTGTTCTGTTCAGCGATCACGGCAGCCATTTCACGATGGATTGGCAGAGCAGTACATGGAATGACCGCAATATCCGGGAAAGATTTTCAACGCTGGTTGCCATCCGTGCGCCGGAGGCTTGCCAACAGCATCTTTACGACGGCATGAGCAATGTGAATATCATGCGCTTTGTCTTTGCCTGTCTGACGGACACCGCGCCGGATTATCTGGAAGATAAAAGCTATTATTCAAGCTATGTGCCCGACACACCCTATTACGGGGAAATCATTACATTGGAAGAATTGAAAGAGGAAGCGGCTTCAACTGTTCCGGACATAGTGGAATAG
- a CDS encoding acetoacetate--CoA ligase, with amino-acid sequence MMNTEKVLESEKPQMFWTPDVEWSAASQMNIFRVMIEKNYNVTLPDYEALWRWSVKNTGAFWSEVWDFCEVIAEKKGDEAFVSGANLQEAEFFPDARLNFAQNLLRRRDNGAALIFRGEECVEKTVSFKELYDAVSRTAQALKQAGIGEGDRVAGYMPNMPETIIAMLAASSLGAIWVSASPDFGVQGVFDRFGQVDPKVLFAVDGYSYNGKDIDCREKLAEIVSKLPTLKHVVLVDYIKGKDIAVEKEVRYTDFVAPFEAGEIAFAQLPFNHPLYIMFSSGTTGKPKCIVHGAGGTLLQHLKEHRLHCDLREDEKLFYFTTCGWMMWQWLVSGLSANATLMLYDGSPFYPDGNALFGFAEKYGCNIFGTSAKFIDALRKGDLSPKDKHDLSTVRMITSTGSPLVHEGFDYIYDHIKEDIHIASISGGTDIVSCFVLGNPLSAVWRGEIQGPGLGMDVDIFDENGEPVRELAGELVCKTAFPSMPVMFWNDETGEKYHDAYFARFDNIWCHGDWSQWTEHGGLIIYGRSDATLNPGGVRIGTAEIYRQVEQLPEIKESIAVGQDWDDDVRVVLFVVMAEGAKLDDDLKSRIRTAIRTGASPRHVPAKIIEVADIPRTKSGKITELAVRDVIHGRPLKNIEALANPAALDIYQDMPELQE; translated from the coding sequence ATGATGAATACGGAGAAAGTTTTGGAAAGCGAAAAACCGCAAATGTTCTGGACGCCTGATGTGGAGTGGAGCGCAGCCTCGCAGATGAATATCTTCCGCGTCATGATCGAAAAAAACTATAATGTCACGCTGCCTGATTACGAGGCGCTGTGGCGCTGGTCGGTGAAAAATACCGGCGCTTTCTGGTCGGAAGTCTGGGATTTTTGTGAGGTCATTGCCGAAAAGAAAGGCGATGAGGCTTTTGTGTCCGGCGCAAATTTGCAGGAGGCGGAATTCTTCCCCGATGCCCGTCTGAATTTTGCGCAAAATCTTCTGCGCCGCCGCGATAACGGCGCGGCGTTGATCTTCCGCGGCGAAGAGTGCGTCGAAAAAACTGTCAGTTTTAAAGAGCTTTATGATGCGGTCAGCCGCACGGCGCAGGCTTTGAAACAGGCAGGGATCGGTGAAGGCGACCGCGTTGCAGGCTATATGCCCAATATGCCGGAAACCATTATTGCGATGCTGGCGGCGTCCAGCCTTGGCGCAATCTGGGTCTCGGCTTCGCCCGATTTCGGGGTACAGGGCGTGTTTGACCGTTTCGGTCAGGTTGATCCGAAAGTCCTGTTCGCTGTCGATGGCTACAGCTATAACGGCAAGGACATTGATTGCCGCGAAAAACTGGCGGAAATCGTCAGTAAGCTGCCGACATTAAAACATGTGGTGTTGGTCGATTATATCAAGGGCAAGGATATCGCTGTCGAGAAGGAAGTTCGTTACACGGATTTTGTTGCACCTTTTGAGGCAGGCGAGATCGCCTTTGCGCAACTGCCTTTCAATCACCCGCTTTATATTATGTTCTCCTCCGGCACGACGGGAAAGCCGAAATGTATTGTACACGGCGCAGGAGGCACATTGCTGCAGCATTTAAAGGAACATCGCCTGCATTGCGATCTGCGCGAAGATGAAAAACTGTTCTATTTCACCACTTGCGGTTGGATGATGTGGCAATGGCTGGTCTCCGGTCTGTCCGCGAATGCGACACTAATGCTGTATGACGGCTCTCCTTTCTACCCCGACGGCAATGCGCTGTTCGGTTTTGCGGAAAAATACGGCTGCAATATTTTCGGCACATCGGCAAAATTCATTGATGCGCTGCGCAAGGGCGATTTGTCACCGAAAGACAAGCACGATCTGTCCACGGTACGGATGATCACCTCGACAGGCTCGCCGCTGGTGCATGAAGGCTTTGACTATATTTATGACCATATTAAAGAGGATATTCATATCGCCTCGATTTCCGGCGGCACGGATATTGTCTCCTGCTTTGTGCTGGGCAATCCGCTCTCTGCTGTTTGGCGCGGCGAAATTCAGGGACCGGGTCTGGGCATGGATGTCGATATTTTTGATGAAAACGGCGAACCGGTGCGCGAACTGGCAGGGGAACTGGTCTGCAAAACAGCCTTCCCGTCCATGCCGGTGATGTTCTGGAATGACGAAACAGGCGAGAAATATCACGACGCCTATTTCGCACGCTTTGACAATATCTGGTGTCACGGCGATTGGTCGCAATGGACGGAGCATGGCGGGCTGATTATTTACGGACGCTCGGACGCAACGCTTAATCCCGGCGGTGTCCGCATCGGCACGGCGGAGATTTACCGTCAGGTCGAACAATTGCCGGAGATTAAAGAAAGCATCGCCGTCGGACAGGACTGGGATGATGATGTCCGTGTCGTGCTGTTTGTGGTAATGGCGGAAGGGGCGAAGCTGGATGATGATCTGAAATCCCGTATCCGTACCGCCATCCGCACAGGCGCATCGCCGCGTCATGTTCCGGCAAAAATTATCGAAGTCGCTGATATTCCGCGCACCAAAAGCGGCAAAATTACCGAGCTCGCCGTGCGCGACGTGATCCACGGCCGGCCGCTGAAAAATATCGAGGCGCTGGCCAATCCTGCAGCGCTGGATATCTATCAGGACATGCCGGAACTGCAAGAATAA
- the nadA gene encoding quinolinate synthase NadA, which translates to MLTTKDALKKKDNCTIPAKAETETALAYTEEVARETEALYERVAKVITRAEWPAFAPYIYEINKLKKEKNAVILAHNYMTPEIFHCISDFAGDSLQLAQQAAKTDAQVIIQAGVHFMAETSKILSPEKTVLIPDMEAGCSLAASITAADVELLREKYPGVPIVTYVNTSAEVKAASDICCTSSNALAVVESFDSDEILMIPDQYLARNIAKQTKKKIHTYAGSCEVHERFTPDSIRQFRKAWPDAVILAHPECPPEVVELCDFAGSTKAMSDYVTDKQPGRVVMITECSMSDNVAVNNPGVEFVRPCNMCPHMKRITLPKILDCLKNMSGEVTVDPAVAARAKLSVERMLAVTA; encoded by the coding sequence ATGCTGACGACCAAAGACGCGCTGAAAAAGAAAGACAATTGCACCATTCCCGCAAAAGCGGAAACCGAAACGGCACTGGCCTATACGGAAGAGGTTGCGCGCGAAACCGAGGCGCTGTATGAGCGCGTTGCAAAAGTTATCACCCGCGCCGAATGGCCTGCCTTTGCGCCCTATATCTATGAAATCAACAAACTGAAGAAAGAAAAAAATGCGGTTATTCTGGCGCATAACTATATGACGCCGGAGATTTTCCACTGCATTTCCGATTTCGCAGGCGACTCTCTGCAACTGGCGCAGCAGGCCGCAAAAACCGATGCGCAGGTTATTATTCAGGCCGGTGTCCATTTCATGGCCGAGACCTCGAAAATCCTCAGCCCCGAGAAAACCGTGCTGATCCCCGATATGGAGGCAGGCTGCTCACTGGCGGCATCCATTACGGCGGCGGATGTTGAGCTCTTGCGCGAAAAATATCCCGGTGTACCGATTGTCACCTATGTCAACACCTCTGCCGAGGTGAAGGCGGCATCCGATATTTGCTGCACCTCCTCCAATGCTTTGGCGGTTGTGGAATCTTTTGACAGTGATGAAATCCTGATGATCCCCGACCAGTATCTGGCACGGAATATCGCCAAACAGACAAAAAAGAAAATCCATACCTATGCCGGAAGCTGTGAAGTGCATGAACGCTTTACGCCCGACAGCATCCGCCAGTTCCGCAAGGCCTGGCCCGATGCCGTTATTCTGGCGCATCCGGAATGCCCGCCCGAAGTTGTCGAACTTTGCGATTTCGCAGGCTCAACCAAAGCGATGAGCGATTACGTGACCGACAAACAGCCCGGTCGCGTGGTGATGATTACCGAATGTTCGATGTCCGACAATGTCGCCGTCAACAATCCCGGTGTGGAATTTGTCCGCCCCTGCAATATGTGTCCGCATATGAAACGGATTACGCTGCCGAAAATCCTCGATTGCCTGAAAAACATGTCGGGCGAGGTGACGGTTGACCCTGCCGTTGCGGCACGTGCCAAGCTTTCCGTTGAACGGATGCTGGCTGTAACGGCTTAA
- a CDS encoding L-aspartate oxidase produces the protein MVKNSKIQIEESSGTVIVGAGAAGLFAALTLAKAGRKVTVLSEAELNGICASCWAQGGIAAAVAKEDSAAAHTRDTLKAGAGTSDKNVTTALTRDAPAYIKLLESYGVDFKHDPATGEFALNHEACHSRRRVLRAKAGDGFGKELMRALTTAAAKEKNIRFVAFQSAVALVREYTQTHGALSGILAYDSKTEDLSLFPAAAVILATGGIGALYSHTTNPNFATGRGIAMAARAGAVLADMEFVQFHPTALALGRDPAPLATEALRGEGALLITEDGKRFMPDQHPMAELAPRDIVSRAVFAELSRGQRVFLDCRNINTQEFPALRDACMTAGLDPQHVPVPVHPAAHYHMGGIASDANGRSSLSGLWVCGEVASTGLHGANRLASNSLMEAVVMGGRAAADIHQFLEKMPETKMLRVPDYCREIAKKYVPLNDRDLVVTRARTELREVMTRLVGVARHESGLKQAIDIFRKLETVAALADAALVARLVATAALQRRESRGGHFRLDYPGDSAVWKHRSYITLKEADLPLAESAEVKEKVYA, from the coding sequence ATGGTAAAAAACAGCAAAATACAAATTGAAGAAAGCTCAGGAACCGTCATCGTTGGTGCGGGCGCGGCAGGATTATTCGCCGCATTGACGCTGGCCAAAGCCGGACGCAAGGTCACAGTATTAAGTGAAGCGGAACTGAACGGCATTTGTGCCAGTTGCTGGGCACAGGGCGGGATTGCCGCCGCTGTTGCCAAGGAAGACAGCGCCGCCGCCCATACGCGCGACACGCTGAAAGCCGGCGCAGGTACATCTGATAAAAATGTCACGACCGCATTAACGCGTGACGCGCCCGCATATATCAAATTACTGGAAAGCTATGGTGTCGATTTCAAACATGATCCCGCGACAGGTGAATTTGCTTTAAACCATGAAGCCTGCCACAGCCGCCGCCGCGTTTTGCGTGCCAAAGCCGGTGACGGTTTCGGCAAGGAATTGATGCGTGCCCTGACCACCGCCGCGGCAAAGGAAAAAAATATCCGCTTTGTCGCCTTTCAAAGCGCGGTCGCATTGGTGCGTGAATATACGCAAACTCATGGCGCACTCTCCGGCATTCTGGCCTATGACAGCAAGACGGAAGATTTAAGTCTGTTCCCCGCCGCTGCCGTTATTCTGGCAACAGGCGGTATCGGCGCGCTGTATTCGCATACGACCAATCCGAATTTTGCAACAGGCCGCGGCATTGCCATGGCGGCACGCGCAGGCGCGGTCTTGGCCGATATGGAATTCGTGCAGTTTCACCCGACGGCGCTGGCTTTGGGGCGTGACCCCGCCCCGCTGGCAACGGAAGCTTTGCGCGGTGAAGGTGCGCTTTTAATCACTGAAGACGGCAAACGCTTTATGCCCGACCAGCATCCGATGGCGGAACTTGCCCCGCGCGATATCGTCAGCCGCGCCGTTTTTGCGGAGCTGAGCCGCGGGCAGCGCGTCTTTCTGGATTGCCGCAACATCAACACGCAGGAATTCCCCGCCTTGCGCGATGCCTGCATGACGGCAGGGCTGGACCCGCAACATGTTCCCGTCCCCGTTCATCCCGCCGCGCATTATCATATGGGCGGGATCGCCAGCGATGCCAATGGACGCAGCAGCCTGTCAGGCTTATGGGTTTGCGGCGAGGTCGCCTCGACCGGACTGCATGGCGCCAACCGTCTTGCCAGTAATTCTTTAATGGAAGCGGTTGTCATGGGTGGACGCGCCGCAGCGGATATCCATCAGTTTCTGGAAAAAATGCCGGAAACAAAGATGTTGCGCGTACCTGATTACTGCCGCGAGATTGCCAAAAAATATGTACCGCTGAATGACCGCGATCTGGTTGTTACCCGCGCCCGCACAGAGCTGCGCGAAGTGATGACACGTCTGGTCGGTGTTGCCCGCCATGAAAGCGGTTTAAAACAGGCCATCGATATTTTCCGCAAACTGGAAACCGTTGCTGCGCTCGCCGATGCGGCGCTGGTGGCACGATTGGTCGCGACAGCCGCATTGCAACGGCGTGAAAGCCGCGGCGGTCATTTCCGCCTCGATTATCCCGGCGACAGCGCGGTCTGGAAACACCGCAGCTATATTACTTTGAAAGAAGCCGATCTGCCGCTTGCCGAAAGCGCAGAGGTGAAGGAGAAAGTCTATGCCTGA
- the nadC gene encoding carboxylating nicotinate-nucleotide diphosphorylase has product MPEKTANITALHTEPVIGSRFTLPDLLVKKLVEEALAEDLGRLGDITSQAVIPETATATVLMHAREDGVVAGLEFAKQAFLALDPSLEITLLAKDGDSISQMSELMRVRGNARAILSAERVALNFAGKLSGIATKTAAFVAAAGAHKARICSTRKTTPGLRMAEKYAVRMGGGMNHRLGLDDAILIKDNHIAIAGGIHPALNAAREAAGHMVKIEIEVDTLAQLEEVLENGSANIVMLDNMPPEMLKTAVNMIGGRLLTEASGGVTLERVGAIAASGVDLISVGGLTHSARCLDIGLDFSAE; this is encoded by the coding sequence ATGCCTGAGAAAACAGCGAATATCACAGCCCTGCATACGGAACCTGTCATCGGAAGCCGCTTTACCCTGCCCGATCTGCTGGTGAAAAAACTGGTGGAAGAGGCGCTTGCCGAAGACCTCGGGCGGCTGGGTGATATCACCAGTCAGGCCGTTATTCCCGAAACCGCCACCGCAACCGTGCTGATGCATGCGCGTGAAGACGGTGTTGTTGCCGGACTGGAATTCGCAAAACAGGCTTTTCTGGCGCTTGACCCGTCATTGGAAATTACCTTATTGGCGAAAGACGGGGATTCGATCTCTCAAATGAGCGAATTGATGCGTGTCCGCGGCAATGCCCGCGCCATCCTCTCGGCAGAGCGCGTTGCGCTGAATTTTGCCGGAAAACTGTCAGGCATCGCCACCAAAACGGCGGCATTTGTCGCGGCAGCCGGCGCGCATAAAGCGCGTATCTGTTCCACCCGCAAAACAACACCCGGCCTGCGTATGGCGGAAAAATATGCTGTACGCATGGGCGGCGGCATGAATCACCGCCTTGGTCTGGATGACGCCATTTTGATCAAAGACAATCATATCGCCATTGCCGGCGGTATCCATCCCGCGCTGAATGCGGCAAGAGAGGCTGCGGGGCATATGGTCAAAATCGAGATCGAAGTTGATACGCTGGCGCAGCTGGAGGAAGTACTGGAAAACGGCAGCGCCAATATCGTTATGCTGGATAATATGCCGCCTGAAATGCTGAAAACCGCGGTGAATATGATCGGCGGACGCCTGCTGACCGAAGCTTCCGGCGGCGTGACGCTGGAGCGTGTCGGCGCAATCGCCGCCAGCGGTGTTGACCTGATTTCCGTCGGCGGCTTGACGCATAGCGCCCGCTGTCTTGACATCGGACTGGATTTTTCCGCGGAATAA
- a CDS encoding YqgE/AlgH family protein, with protein MDDIKKTDDSAAEGYLTGRLLLATPVLRDSGFEKSVVYICSHDARGAMGIVVNQPLKLVEFRDILTQLKLDGIEIDPGLLPDVHFGGPVEMTRGFVLHSTDHVHQDTVVLDKNVGITATIEILQDIVMGCGPKNSIFALGYAGWGEGQLEQELQSNAWLSIEADPSLIFDTKTHDKWEKALEILGVSPAQLSSITGHA; from the coding sequence ATGGATGATATCAAAAAAACGGACGACAGCGCAGCGGAAGGTTATCTGACCGGGCGGTTATTATTGGCAACACCCGTCTTGCGCGACAGCGGTTTTGAAAAAAGCGTTGTCTATATCTGTTCGCATGATGCGCGCGGCGCGATGGGGATTGTCGTCAACCAGCCGCTGAAACTTGTGGAATTCCGCGACATTCTAACCCAGCTGAAACTGGACGGCATTGAAATCGACCCCGGCCTTTTGCCCGATGTGCATTTCGGCGGCCCTGTTGAAATGACACGCGGCTTTGTCCTGCATTCCACCGACCATGTCCATCAGGACACGGTTGTGCTGGACAAAAATGTCGGCATTACCGCCACCATAGAAATTCTACAGGATATCGTCATGGGCTGTGGCCCCAAGAACAGCATTTTCGCCCTCGGCTATGCCGGATGGGGCGAAGGCCAGCTGGAACAGGAGCTGCAATCAAATGCCTGGTTATCGATCGAGGCCGATCCCTCTTTGATTTTCGATACCAAAACCCATGACAAATGGGAAAAAGCGCTGGAAATTCTCGGTGTTTCACCTGCACAGCTATCCAGTATTACCGGACACGCCTAA